The Alnus glutinosa chromosome 1, dhAlnGlut1.1, whole genome shotgun sequence region caatataccttaatgacaaaaataacattaatcaagataaaaataataaaaaaattgaaaaaaaaaaccgttcTCCCAACATCTCTTCTTGCAATCCTTTCCCATCTCGGCTTCCACGAGCTTGCACCGTCGCATCCTCTCTCTTCGAAACCGCGACCTCTATGGCCTAGACCAGTCCCTCAATCTCTTTGCTCCCTCAAATTCCCCCTTTTGGGCTTGTGACCCTTGCTCTGTTGCCAACATCCTCCATGAACACATCGTTCATGGTGCATTCACTATCAACTATCTTCGGAAGTTCCGTTTCGCCTCTAGGATTGACACCTTAAGCCTAGGCCGCTAAATTATCGTCACCTCCCAGAGGTCCAAGAATGGCAACTACACCATTGCCTCTGCCAAGGTATTCATCAATGGAGTGGAGGCGAAGAGTCTTGATCTTTTTAATAGTGGCCTTATCGTCGTCAACGGCCTCCAAGTTTTCATGGCTCCTCTTTCGATGTTCTCTTGTAATGTTGAGAGGATGGCCTCACTCTCCTTCTCATTCCAACTTGGCTTCGTGGAGGCGCACCCGGTCCACCCCTCTATCATGAGCTCGATGCTTCAGAATTCAGAATTACTTACAGTGAGATTCCAAAGTCATTGAGAGTGGTTCGATCaccttaaaaaaatgaaagggtgGCGGGGCCACTCCCACTTGGTCGAGCTACCCctattccaactttttttttttttgtaatttttttgtttttaattttaatttttaaatttataagggcatttttatcttattaaaataatttcgttttttttttttttttttttttgttgactttGGGAACAAACATGAACACAAATTAAAGTTTGAGGGACATTGAAATTAAAAGGGAGTTTTGTGGGAGGTACTCGAACGTTTCCCTAATTCATTAAAAGCACCGGTGGATATTTTCACTGTCCTTTGAGCGACTTCGATCTATCGCATAAGCATTGTACCTCACGGCGGGAAACCGATTTTTTGGCGAAAACCCTCCCTCCAAAAATCGATCCCCATCCTCCATCAGCGCTTTTAAATCCCTAATCCACCCTCCTTTTCCAGGCTTTGGTCCATTCCAGTGTCTgcgactgagagagagagagagcaaaagtAAGGCCAAGCACTCGTGCTTTTGCTCTCTCCTCCTCGCCTCCCTACCCCCAAAAATCCATGGCATTGGCTCTCAAGCACCACGAAGACGACACCGCCATCGATGTCCACACGGCCGGCGGCACTCCCATTAGGTATCTCCCCCTCGACCACGTGTACTCCGCCACTTCACCCTGCTGCGTCAGCGTCAGCGTGAGTGCCAGCGGCTCCTCCAACGTGATGTCGAAGAAGGTGAAAGCCCGCAAGCTCGTCGTCGATGATTTCGACAACGATCCCAATAGCAAACCATCCCCTCTCCTCCATAGACCCCCTCTCATCCACGTCTACTCTCGCCGCCCCAAGAGATTCCACCATTCCTCCTTGTACGATTCTTTAATCTCTCGCGACGGGGAAACTTGTGAGTTTGATGAGGGTGAGGACTCGAAGATAGGGGGGAGATTgttgaacaaaaagaagaagaagaagaggagattTGGGAGCAGTGAGCTGGTGAAGTTGGGCGTCGACTCCAGCGTCTTGCGCAACCTGGATGGGCCGCGATTGAGGGATTCCCGAATTCACAATAACATTAATGGTAGTAATAGTAATTTGCGGAAAAGAAGGCGAAATTCTTCGCAGAATTGCGACAACGTTTTGCCCGATTCACCTTCCACTAAGAGATGGGTCAGGTGAGTGTTGGAAGCATtaacctttcatttttttttttctttttgtttttagcaAAAGCATTCACTGCAATTCTCCTtgagggttttattttttcgaTTAGAACTTGTGAAAATCTGGATTGACAGGggacaattttaattttgccTCTAACAGGTTGAGTTTCGACAGCGTTGATCCAAAAACATTTATTGGATTACAATGCAAGGCAAGAACTTTGTaagccttttatttatttattttttatatgtatatatattttgaagtctAGACCTTGCCTCATTGAATTTGGTCATACTCTTGCAATTGttttagaaaattaattttattgagTTCAGGTTTATTGGCCATTGGATGCTGATTGGTATTCTGGTCGACTTGTGGGTTACAATCCTGAGGCTAATCGACATCATGTATGGGTtctcatttctattttttttttcttgtttaacCATTCGAATTCTTGAAGGTTTGCACCAGTATCTCGGCATTCATTTGAGCCAATGCAGGTAGAATATGAAGATGGCGATAAAGAAGAGCTGATTCTTTCAAACGAAAAAGTTAAATTCTATATTTCTCATGAAGAGATGCAGCGTTTGAACTTGAGTTGCAGTGTTAAGAGTATGGATGGTGATGTCTATGATTACAATGAGATGGTTGTGTTGGCTGCAAGTTTGGATGATTGCCAAGAGCTTGAGCCTGGGGATATCATATGGGCCAAGCTTACTGGTCTGTGCTTtatctttgtctttttttgaatattttaatttttttgggcaACTTGGAGATAATATgtagaccaaaaagagaaatagaaaagaaaagcctGGAGACTTCATTTTGAGATAGACATTGCACCTTTTGTTTCATGAGttataaaaatgagaaaatattCTTGGCTGTCATTAAGTATAACCCATTGCATTTTGACACCTTATGAATTAATTGGATCTCGGGTAACTAAAAGTTGGTTTAACTATTAacaattgtatttttcttttactaacATTTTAGTTCTGCTTTGCAACTTTGTGGTCATAACTACTTGTACTGCTTTTTGATGTTGATTCTAGCTTATGTTGGGTTTAATAGCAGAAGTAATTTATAGTAGCCTATGCATTGGTATTTGCTTCTGCTAAAAGTCCAGTGGAACTTCCTTTGAGTCAGTGACACTAGCTGTGTACTGtcagtagtttttttttttgataagtagctGTGTACAGTCAGTTGTTATGCACCACTATGTTGCTAATAGTTCTTATTATACCTAATTCGTATGGTTTGGGTATTGTTTGTCTTTTGTACACTTTCAGAATTTAAtttagaaattattttcagttcaTAATATGCAATATGATTTTTACTACTATTGTTGTACATTCACCtgttaattgtttaatttttactcCAACttcttttgataaataatgtcatatcattaaaaagtgcaGAGGGCGCAACCGTAGTACACAAGAAGcatacaaaagtgcccctaaaaagagaaaataggagagcaaaaaattaaaaactctgcAAACGTACACAACTCTGGCTATGATGAGCCGGGACCCATACAAATAAAGTATTAAGCACGTTTTGACACAACTCCAACACCAGcatttctacatcttcaaagtgtTGAGCATTCCTCTCACACCAAAGACCCTACATGACACATAAAAGAATATGCTTCCAAATTTGCTTAACTTGACCACGACCCAACTGGCAACtactcaacaaatccagcacccatcgcggcataacccactccaccccaaacaaaatataaaaaaagctgCATATATCCTGTTCAACATCACAGTGAAGTAAGAGTTGGTCAATGGATTCCTCATCCAACTTCTTTCAATTGTTTTCGTGCAGGTCATGCTATGTGGCCAGCATTTGTTGTGGATGAATCACTCATTGGCGATCATAAAGGTTTAAGCAAAATTTCGAGAGGAAGATCAGTTCCGGTGCAATTTTTTGGTACACATGATTTTGCAAGGTTTGTAATCCTTTAAGTCTGAAGGAAATTTTATGTTTGTCATTTGCACTAAAAAGTTTAATAAATGCATATGTTGGACCAATCTTATTGAAGCTGACATCATAGCTTTTTTCTTGTGATTATCCAGGATTAAAGTCAAACGAGTTATCTCATTTCTCAAGGGACTCCTTTCTTCTTTCCACCTGAAATGCAAGAAACCTCGCTTCATTCGAAGCTTGGAAGAAGCGAAAACGTAAGTTTATATATTAGAGTTCATTTTCAGCTTAAGCAATGTGGGAAATGTGTTTCACTGTGAATGTTTTTGTCATATGAGCCTCCAAGTTTCCTATTTTACACAATATTGACATGCCTGCTCTAGATGTTTCAGGGTTTAGACtagttgtgtttgtgtgtgtgtgtatctatttatctatctatctatctatatatgtatatattgttaTATTACCAgtataaaatctttattacttatcaaaaaacctTGTTCATTTCATCACAAATTTTCATCAATATAGGTATGCTTATGTCAGAAgtggtttttgagattattgtATGATCATTGCAGATCCTTGTGCTTGTGTccttataaaatatattctttGCAATTGCAGTTTGAATAAGTTGTGCAATGTGAACATAGGCCTGGGAAGCAAGTTTCCATGAGCTAATTTTTGTTCCTGTTGATGGCCACACTTACCAGCTTGCCTTATCTAGTGACAAATTTTCATGACTGTTAAAAGACTTCTGGGCTTTAAAATCTGAATAAGCTGGATATATTTGGATATTAGTTGCTTCTCATATCTTTTGAGGTTTTCTGATTGCATTAAGGTTTCCCTGAATATTCCTTGCTCCTGGCCATTTGACCTTTGCCCTATCAGTTTTaaaatttgtggtttaattACAAGTCCTTTGTAGTGCATTTTTAGCTACTATCTGTATGTCATTTGAATCAAAAGAGTCCACTTGGCTCTCTTTCTTGACACTTGAGATACCAGTTATTGCAATCGTGTGGCTTTAATCAGGTATTTGAGTGAacaaaagcttccaagaagaatgCTTCAGCTGCAAAATGGAATTACTACTGATAATGTAAGTGCAAGTGAATCTGATGGAGGGAGTACAGATACAGGTGAAGATTGCATAGATGATGTAGGGATTCAGGGAGCGCTAGATGGCCTTGGAACTTCTCCCTATGTAATTGGGGATTTGAAAATTATGAGCCTCGGTAATTCTCTATAGACTTGAACTTCTCCTTCCTATAAGCTAAGACATTGTATACAAATGCTTGTCTCATGTATTTCTCCAATTTTCACGTTGCATTTGTGACTGAGGTGTTATTCTTGAGAACTCAGCTTTGGGAGTTGAACTCAGGACATGGCACCAtcatcattcttttatttttttgctttgacATCTTCAGACAGGAAACACAatacttgtttggataattatATCACCCCTCCGGGATCTgatacttttattaaaaaatgtcaaaactGCATTTAGAGAACAGtatttgaattatttgattGATGGGGTTCATAGACGGCCATTCTGCTCATGAGCATATGAAATGTTCTTGCAGGAAAGATCGTCAAGGACTCAGAGTATTTCCAGGACGAGAGATTCATTTGGCCTGAAGGATATACTGCTGTGAGGCAGTTTACTTCAATAACTGGTGGAGAATCTCTTTTTTGCCTATCACAGTGCTGTTGCCACACTTCATATTTTAAGTTTCTTTGATAATCTTAATTACGATGCCATTTTCATAACATTTTTGCTTTTGATGCTGGGGGATTCAGATCCCAATATTCGCGCATTATATAAGATGGAAGTGTTGAGAAATGCTGAATCAAAGGTTCGGCCTCTATTTAGAGTGACGCTAGATGATGGAGAGCAGGTACTTGTATTGTGATGAAATGAACCTGTTATATGAGTTCATGGTCACTCTAACTCTTTTGTTACATTTGATGATGCTTGTGCTGATCTCTTTGCTTTTCTTCACATGTTTATCCTCTTTGTAGCTCTCACATGAATCAGTGATGACTGTGTATAGGCTCTAGCATCACTGAATtagaaatttttggattttctttttaatctagAACTAGATATTTGACTATTTGCATCTGTATACACATTATCACATGTTTAGCAAGACAATCACTTTGTCATATGTTCTTGGTTTGGGTGGTATTGTAGGAAAAGGGTTAGATATTAGAATGGGTTGAAAATGACTGCTAACATTGAATGAAACATTTAATAAATCCacattaatttgttttcatttaaaatgttgTTTTCTCATCTATTTCATTGGACATTTTGCACTATACGCTTTCAAATATTCTAATAGattgtgtttctttttattaggcCAAAGCACAAAATTTGTTTCTTCTTGATTTTTCAATATTCTTGTATATGTATGCTTGCCCTTGCATTACGGCATAGCTTGATGTGTAAACATATATGTCTACATACATATCTATTCTATGTAtgtattttactttttactctCCTGTACAGTTTAAGGGATCCACTCCATCTGACTGCTGggataaaatatacaaaaggaTCAGAAAAATACAAACGAGTAGCTCTGATTGTTCAGGTGCTGAAGGTGGAGAAAGGATTTATAAATCTGGTTCCGATATGTTTGGCTTCTCCAATCCTGAAGTTGTGAAGCTTATACAGGTATAACATTAAATAACATTtcccttgaatttttttagtttgcaCTTAACTCCATTTGCTCCCTTTCTTCTCAATTGGACATTTGCTATGTCCACGTCTAGAAATGAGTCGGCCCCTGTAGTGTTACTGTATTTTGGTTATTCTCTCCTTTCTTCTGAATTTGTTTGTTGTGctataaaaattatatggaaATTGAATAAATCTTTACCTTAAAGTGATGTTCAAGTCATAGTTATCTATTTACATTTTTAACATTTAGGAGTTCCATACAGTTAGGAGCTCCATACATGAAGATCATTTTTGTGACCTTTTTGTCGAAATTGGTACAGTATCTGTAATTGTGAACAAAGATACTTGGAACATGTTACGTTTGGGTTTGTGGTACGGGTACAGGAATGTGGTATGCTCTTGTGCTTGGTACACAGTATGATGCGGGTAGGATTAGTTGGTTTGCTACTTGGGGTGGTGGTACCAATTGCGATGCTAGTTTGGGTCACTTTGGGAGTCTGTGTACATGTGGattattattacaaaaataaaaagtaataatctaatcagattttattttgtgtatGAATCATATTAAATATTCTATTAtttgaaaaagggaaaaaactATTGAAATTCAgatcagatttttttattttgggtatgGGATCAAATTGGTATTCTATTCATTCAAAATATCCAATTCTAGTGTGGAGTCATGTTGAATGGTGCCTGCCATTGCAAttgatttgaaatttcaaatctCCAGCAGACCTTTCCAACTGTCTTAAGTCCAGTTGTCCAATTCTACTGTGGAGTCATGTTGAACGGTGTCTGCCTTTGCAATCTGAGGATCATTTGACTCACATATGCTGATTGAGTCTGACCTCTAATTTGAACACCTCCATAATTTATAGCTGTAGTGCATTGAGCAAGTCTAGGTTTCATATATGTAGTTTATTGGAAGTCGTGCACCAGTTGATATGCTAAGGAACACTCCAATTATTtcttataattatataatttatattgatGTTTTACATGAATTCTTACAGCAAGGAATAATGATATTTAACATTCATTTTTCTAAATGGATAAATCTTTCTTGTTGCTTAGTGAATAGTTATCTAGTAACCATTAGCTGGCAAATGTGACGGTTAATTTTTGTActattttgaaactttttgagaGCCAGCGAGAATTTGTCATTGGTTAAATATTCACATAACCTTCTGATCTTCCCTAGACCTTATGCTCTAATTTATAGTCTGAAATGAGTGTCAATGGTACAGGGGTTATCTAAATCTAGACTTCCTTCAAAATTCTCTACGAGCAAGTTAGCCTCTAGAAGATATCAAGACCCGCCTGTTGGGTACAGACCTGTTCGTGTTGACTGGAAAGACCTTGACAAGTGCAGTGTTTGCCACATGGATGAGGTGAAAGCCAGTTTCTATTGCATGATTTTTCATTGGCACTCTTGCATAACATTTCTTTTGACTCTGTTTGCTGTCCtcgctttattttttatttagtttaatagAAGATTGAAAATGGGTTCCTATCTTTGGAAGCATGTTTCTCTCTGGGAGCATTGCATTTACCTTTTTGTTTTGGGTGGGGGTTATTCATTTGTTCATCccaccttcattttttttcctttctagttGACCTATATATGATTTCGATGCTGTATGTTGTATGGTTTGGCTGATTGAGCTTGTTTTGTTTATAGGAGTATGAAAACAATCTGTTCCTGCAATGTGATAAATGCAGAATGATGGTAAGGGCTTCTTTATTTGTTTCTGTGATGTCGTTTTCATGGCATATTAGGATCATGGTGTTGAACCTAAATAGCTTTTTTAACTACGGCGATGCAAGCGTGTCTTCTCGGGgagggaaaggcaaggctcacgcgCCATAGCGTGTATGCTCCATGTGGGTTATGGGTTTGAGGGtcttagggttgagggtttatttGGGTTTCTTCTTGTAGGCAGTTTTGtttgttcttgtgtatacttcttgtgtacgtaggggcgcttTACgcctttttttgttaaatttattacttaaaaaaaaaaggatcataCAAGTAGAGCAGTTGGTCTAAATAGAAGACATTGTTCCATCATATCTTCTGTTAGTGCTAATGGTCTTTATATTGAATGGAATCTCCCCCCCCTTATAAACAAGGGGTAGAGGGTGAGGTCACATTTTAAATCCCGTGCAAGAGTATGAGTTGATTTCTCTATCAAGAGATTATATCTACTGTTAGTCAAACAATTTGCTCATCTTTGCTGTTGTTTTCAACAATTCTTCCTCTGCTTTATTAGTTTATTCATTTCTTGAGagtcattttctttcttcctatcTACCTTTTTCATGGTTGCTTTCATATTTTTAGTGAAGATGCTTATGTCTATGCAACCTATATTTGCCTTTGCTGTTTGCTTAGGTCCATGCTAGATGCTATGGAGAGTTAGAACCTGTTGATGGAGTGCTATGGTTATGCAACTTATGTCGACCAGGGGCTCCCAACCCTCCGCCACCTTGCTGCCTTTGTCCTGTTATAGGTACTCAAATATCATTAGAACTTTTATGTAAAGCCATGGATCATTCGATATTGAATCTGTGAAATGACTCTTCTTTAGGGGGTGCAATGAAGCCTACAACTGATGGGCGTTGGGCTCATCTGGCATGTGCCATATGGATACCTGGTTCGTGAGTGTATAGTTCAGATTTTTGGTTATTCAGATATTTTATTGTGAGTTTTAACTCACCAAATATGCTGCAGAAACTTGCTTATCTGATGTCAAAAGAATGGAGCCTATTGATGGGCTAAGTAGAATCAATAAGgtatcttcttacttatcaaaaaaaaaaaaagaatcaataaGGTATCTCTTTTGTCATATTGAACGCGTTTTCATATTCGTATGATCTAGATTTGttatttaatgttttcaattaagaAAATGATCTTTATGATATTTTCATTCTGAGGATTAAGTGAATTGCTGTGGTGAACTCTTCAAGTCTTCACTATGAACCTTAAGAATCATAACAGTCTAATCATCAACATTCAGCAGAGtgtttttcctttctcactagTCCTTTATTTGTATTCATTTATCATTATTACTTTCTTATATTTTCCTATGTACTTGATTGCGCCTTgcgcttttttaatgatatttctcttacttatcaaaaaaataaaataaaataaaaattattactttCTTATATTTGTATGTTTAACAGGACCGCTGGAAGCTTTT contains the following coding sequences:
- the LOC133876192 gene encoding histone-lysine N-methyltransferase ATX2 isoform X2, which codes for MALALKHHEDDTAIDVHTAGGTPIRYLPLDHVYSATSPCCVSVSVSASGSSNVMSKKVKARKLVVDDFDNDPNSKPSPLLHRPPLIHVYSRRPKRFHHSSLYDSLISRDGETCEFDEGEDSKIGGRLLNKKKKKKRRFGSSELVKLGVDSSVLRNLDGPRLRDSRIHNNINGSNSNLRKRRRNSSQNCDNVLPDSPSTKRWVRLSFDSVDPKTFIGLQCKARTLFAPVSRHSFEPMQVEYEDGDKEELILSNEKVKFYISHEEMQRLNLSCSVKSMDGDVYDYNEMVVLAASLDDCQELEPGDIIWAKLTGHAMWPAFVVDESLIGDHKGLSKISRGRSVPVQFFGTHDFARIKVKRVISFLKGLLSSFHLKCKKPRFIRSLEEAKTYLSEQKLPRRMLQLQNGITTDNVSASESDGGSTDTGEDCIDDVGIQGALDGLGTSPYVIGDLKIMSLGKIVKDSEYFQDERFIWPEGYTAVRQFTSITDPNIRALYKMEVLRNAESKVRPLFRVTLDDGEQFKGSTPSDCWDKIYKRIRKIQTSSSDCSGAEGGERIYKSGSDMFGFSNPEVVKLIQGLSKSRLPSKFSTSKLASRRYQDPPVGYRPVRVDWKDLDKCSVCHMDEEYENNLFLQCDKCRMMVHARCYGELEPVDGVLWLCNLCRPGAPNPPPPCCLCPVIGGAMKPTTDGRWAHLACAIWIPETCLSDVKRMEPIDGLSRINKDRWKLLCSICGVSYGACIQCSNNTCYVAYHPLCARAAGLCVELEDEDRLYLLAVDDDEEDQCIRLLSFCKKHRQPSNERSAADERLGRVSRQCSDYTPPSNPSGCARSEPYNYFGRRGRKEPEALAAASLKRLFVQNQPYLVGGYSQHTFSGNLMPSYGVIGSKFSSTLQRLKSSQLDAPNNILSMAEKYRYMRETFRKRLAFGKSGIHGFGIFAKHPHRAGDMVIEYTGELVRPPIADRRERFIYNSLVGAGTYMFRIDDERVIDATRAGSIAHLINHSCEPNCYSRVISVNGDEHIIIFAKRDIKRWEELTYDYRFFSIDEQLACYCGFPRCRGVVNDIESEERAAKLYAPRSELIDWRGE
- the LOC133876192 gene encoding histone-lysine N-methyltransferase ATX2 isoform X1 — its product is MALALKHHEDDTAIDVHTAGGTPIRYLPLDHVYSATSPCCVSVSVSASGSSNVMSKKVKARKLVVDDFDNDPNSKPSPLLHRPPLIHVYSRRPKRFHHSSLYDSLISRDGETCEFDEGEDSKIGGRLLNKKKKKKRRFGSSELVKLGVDSSVLRNLDGPRLRDSRIHNNINGSNSNLRKRRRNSSQNCDNVLPDSPSTKRWVRLSFDSVDPKTFIGLQCKVYWPLDADWYSGRLVGYNPEANRHHVEYEDGDKEELILSNEKVKFYISHEEMQRLNLSCSVKSMDGDVYDYNEMVVLAASLDDCQELEPGDIIWAKLTGHAMWPAFVVDESLIGDHKGLSKISRGRSVPVQFFGTHDFARIKVKRVISFLKGLLSSFHLKCKKPRFIRSLEEAKTYLSEQKLPRRMLQLQNGITTDNVSASESDGGSTDTGEDCIDDVGIQGALDGLGTSPYVIGDLKIMSLGKIVKDSEYFQDERFIWPEGYTAVRQFTSITDPNIRALYKMEVLRNAESKVRPLFRVTLDDGEQFKGSTPSDCWDKIYKRIRKIQTSSSDCSGAEGGERIYKSGSDMFGFSNPEVVKLIQGLSKSRLPSKFSTSKLASRRYQDPPVGYRPVRVDWKDLDKCSVCHMDEEYENNLFLQCDKCRMMVHARCYGELEPVDGVLWLCNLCRPGAPNPPPPCCLCPVIGGAMKPTTDGRWAHLACAIWIPETCLSDVKRMEPIDGLSRINKDRWKLLCSICGVSYGACIQCSNNTCYVAYHPLCARAAGLCVELEDEDRLYLLAVDDDEEDQCIRLLSFCKKHRQPSNERSAADERLGRVSRQCSDYTPPSNPSGCARSEPYNYFGRRGRKEPEALAAASLKRLFVQNQPYLVGGYSQHTFSGNLMPSYGVIGSKFSSTLQRLKSSQLDAPNNILSMAEKYRYMRETFRKRLAFGKSGIHGFGIFAKHPHRAGDMVIEYTGELVRPPIADRRERFIYNSLVGAGTYMFRIDDERVIDATRAGSIAHLINHSCEPNCYSRVISVNGDEHIIIFAKRDIKRWEELTYDYRFFSIDEQLACYCGFPRCRGVVNDIESEERAAKLYAPRSELIDWRGE
- the LOC133876192 gene encoding histone-lysine N-methyltransferase ATX2 isoform X3 — its product is MQGKNFVYWPLDADWYSGRLVGYNPEANRHHVEYEDGDKEELILSNEKVKFYISHEEMQRLNLSCSVKSMDGDVYDYNEMVVLAASLDDCQELEPGDIIWAKLTGHAMWPAFVVDESLIGDHKGLSKISRGRSVPVQFFGTHDFARIKVKRVISFLKGLLSSFHLKCKKPRFIRSLEEAKTYLSEQKLPRRMLQLQNGITTDNVSASESDGGSTDTGEDCIDDVGIQGALDGLGTSPYVIGDLKIMSLGKIVKDSEYFQDERFIWPEGYTAVRQFTSITDPNIRALYKMEVLRNAESKVRPLFRVTLDDGEQFKGSTPSDCWDKIYKRIRKIQTSSSDCSGAEGGERIYKSGSDMFGFSNPEVVKLIQGLSKSRLPSKFSTSKLASRRYQDPPVGYRPVRVDWKDLDKCSVCHMDEEYENNLFLQCDKCRMMVHARCYGELEPVDGVLWLCNLCRPGAPNPPPPCCLCPVIGGAMKPTTDGRWAHLACAIWIPETCLSDVKRMEPIDGLSRINKDRWKLLCSICGVSYGACIQCSNNTCYVAYHPLCARAAGLCVELEDEDRLYLLAVDDDEEDQCIRLLSFCKKHRQPSNERSAADERLGRVSRQCSDYTPPSNPSGCARSEPYNYFGRRGRKEPEALAAASLKRLFVQNQPYLVGGYSQHTFSGNLMPSYGVIGSKFSSTLQRLKSSQLDAPNNILSMAEKYRYMRETFRKRLAFGKSGIHGFGIFAKHPHRAGDMVIEYTGELVRPPIADRRERFIYNSLVGAGTYMFRIDDERVIDATRAGSIAHLINHSCEPNCYSRVISVNGDEHIIIFAKRDIKRWEELTYDYRFFSIDEQLACYCGFPRCRGVVNDIESEERAAKLYAPRSELIDWRGE